One Theropithecus gelada isolate Dixy chromosome 20, Tgel_1.0, whole genome shotgun sequence DNA segment encodes these proteins:
- the DEF8 gene encoding differentially expressed in FDCP 8 homolog isoform X1 yields the protein MRGGAAAVSRWRTHGQASVASSPRGMTVLSLRAPGPWQAIQEEGGVMLGRPDFSCVLGAPWETGEVLASGSRLWLCDPPKVIRWDAMEYDEKLARFRQAHLNPFNKQSGPRQHEQGPGEEAPDITPEEALPELPPGEPEFRCPERVMDLGLSEDHFSRPVGLFLASDVQQLRQAIEECKQVILELPEQSEKQKDAVVRLIHLRLKLQELKDPNEDEPNIRVLLEHRFYKEKSKSVKQTCDKCNTIIWGLIQTWYTCTGCYYRCHSKCLNLISKPCVSSKVSHQAEYELNICPETGLDSQDYRCAECRAPISLRGVPSEARQCDYTGQYYCSHCHWNDLAVIPARVVHNWDFEPRKVSRCSMRYLALMVSRPVLRLREINPLLFNYVEELVEIRKLRQDILLMKPYFITCREAMEARLLLQLQDRQHFVENDEMYSVQDLLDVHAGRLGCSLTEIHTLFAKHIKLDCERCQAKGFVCELCREGDVLFPFDSHTSVCTDCSAVFHRDCYYDNSTTCPKCARLSLRKQSLFQEPGPDVEA from the exons ATGCGGGGCGGCGCGGCGGCGGTCAG CAGGTGGCGAACCCACGGCCAGGCTTCCGTGGCGAGCAGCCCTAGAGGAATGACCGTCCTgtccctgagagcccctgggcCCTGGCAGGCGATCCAG GAAGAAGGAGGAGTGATGTTGGGACGGCCTGATTTCTCCTGTGTCCTGGGTGCTCCCTGGGAGACTGGGGAGGTGCTGGCATCGGGCAGCCGCCTCTGGCTCTGTGACCCACCCAAAGTCATCAG GTGGGATGCTATGGAATATGATGAGAAGCTGGCCCGGTTCCGGCAGGCGCACCTCAACCCCTTCAACAAGCAGTCTGGGCCAAGACAGCATGAGCAGGGCCCTGGGGAGGAGGCCCCGGACATCACTCCTGAAG AGGCCCTGCCTGAGCTGCCCCCCGGGGAGCCAGAGTTCCGCTGCCCCGAACGCGTGATGGATCTCGGCCTGTCTGAGGACCATTTCTCCCGCCCTGTG GGTCTGTTCCTGGCCTCTGACGTCCAGCAGCTGCGGCAGGCGATCGAGGAGTGCAAGCAGGTGATTCTGGAGCTGCCCGAGCAGTCTGAGAAGCAGAAGGATGCCGTGGTGCGTCTCATCCACCTCCGGCTGAAGCTCCAGGAGCTGAAG GACCCCAATGAGGATGAGCCAAACATCCGAGTGCTCCTTGAGCACCGCTTCTACAAGGAGAAGAGCAAGAGCGTCAAGCAGACCTGTGACAAGTGTAACACCATCATCTGGGGGCTCATCCAGACCTGGTACACCTGCACAG GGTGTTATTACCGCTGTCACAGCAAGTGTTTGAACCTCATCTCCAAACCCTGTGTGAGCTCCAAAGTCAGCCACCAAGCGGAATACGAGCTGAACATCTGTCCTGAGACAGGGCTGGACAGCCAGGATTACCGCTGTGCCGAGTGCCGGGCACCCATCTCTCTGC GGGGTGTGCCCAGTGAGGCCAGGCAGTGTGACTACACCGGCCAGTACTACTGCAGCCACTGCCACTGGAATGACCTGGCTGTCATCCCTGCACGCGTGGTGCACAACTGGGACTTTGAGCCTCGAAAG GTATCTCGCTGCAGCATGCGCTACCTGGCGCTGATGGTGTCTCGGCCCGTGCTCAGGCTCCGGGAGATCAACCCTCTGCTGTTCAACTACGTGGAGGAGCTGGTGGAGATTCGC AAGCTGCGCCAGGACATCCTGCTCATGAAGCCGTACTTCATCACATGCAGGGAGGCCATGGAGGCTCGCCTGTTGCTGCAG CTCCAGGATCGGCAGCATTTTGTGGAGAACGACGAGATGTACTCTGTCCAGGACCTCCTGGACGTGCATGCCGGCCGTCTGGGCTGCTCGCTCACCGAGATCCACACGCTCTTCGCCAAGCACATCAAGCTGGACTGCGAG CGGTGCCAGGCCAAGGGCTTCGTGTGTGAGCTCTGCAGAGAGGGCGACGTGCTGTTCCCGTTCGACAGCCACACGTCTGTGTGCACTGACTGCTCTGCCGTCTTCCACAG GGACTGCTACTATGACAACTCCACCACGTGCCCCAAGTGTGCCCGGCTCAGCCTGAGGAAGCAGTCGCTCTTCCAGGAGCCAGGTCCCGACGTGGAGGCCTAG
- the DEF8 gene encoding differentially expressed in FDCP 8 homolog isoform X2, whose product MRGGAAAVRWDAMEYDEKLARFRQAHLNPFNKQSGPRQHEQGPGEEAPDITPEEALPELPPGEPEFRCPERVMDLGLSEDHFSRPVGLFLASDVQQLRQAIEECKQVILELPEQSEKQKDAVVRLIHLRLKLQELKDPNEDEPNIRVLLEHRFYKEKSKSVKQTCDKCNTIIWGLIQTWYTCTGCYYRCHSKCLNLISKPCVSSKVSHQAEYELNICPETGLDSQDYRCAECRAPISLRGVPSEARQCDYTGQYYCSHCHWNDLAVIPARVVHNWDFEPRKVSRCSMRYLALMVSRPVLRLREINPLLFNYVEELVEIRKLRQDILLMKPYFITCREAMEARLLLQLQDRQHFVENDEMYSVQDLLDVHAGRLGCSLTEIHTLFAKHIKLDCERCQAKGFVCELCREGDVLFPFDSHTSVCTDCSAVFHRDCYYDNSTTCPKCARLSLRKQSLFQEPGPDVEA is encoded by the exons ATGCGGGGCGGCGCGGCGGCGGTCAG GTGGGATGCTATGGAATATGATGAGAAGCTGGCCCGGTTCCGGCAGGCGCACCTCAACCCCTTCAACAAGCAGTCTGGGCCAAGACAGCATGAGCAGGGCCCTGGGGAGGAGGCCCCGGACATCACTCCTGAAG AGGCCCTGCCTGAGCTGCCCCCCGGGGAGCCAGAGTTCCGCTGCCCCGAACGCGTGATGGATCTCGGCCTGTCTGAGGACCATTTCTCCCGCCCTGTG GGTCTGTTCCTGGCCTCTGACGTCCAGCAGCTGCGGCAGGCGATCGAGGAGTGCAAGCAGGTGATTCTGGAGCTGCCCGAGCAGTCTGAGAAGCAGAAGGATGCCGTGGTGCGTCTCATCCACCTCCGGCTGAAGCTCCAGGAGCTGAAG GACCCCAATGAGGATGAGCCAAACATCCGAGTGCTCCTTGAGCACCGCTTCTACAAGGAGAAGAGCAAGAGCGTCAAGCAGACCTGTGACAAGTGTAACACCATCATCTGGGGGCTCATCCAGACCTGGTACACCTGCACAG GGTGTTATTACCGCTGTCACAGCAAGTGTTTGAACCTCATCTCCAAACCCTGTGTGAGCTCCAAAGTCAGCCACCAAGCGGAATACGAGCTGAACATCTGTCCTGAGACAGGGCTGGACAGCCAGGATTACCGCTGTGCCGAGTGCCGGGCACCCATCTCTCTGC GGGGTGTGCCCAGTGAGGCCAGGCAGTGTGACTACACCGGCCAGTACTACTGCAGCCACTGCCACTGGAATGACCTGGCTGTCATCCCTGCACGCGTGGTGCACAACTGGGACTTTGAGCCTCGAAAG GTATCTCGCTGCAGCATGCGCTACCTGGCGCTGATGGTGTCTCGGCCCGTGCTCAGGCTCCGGGAGATCAACCCTCTGCTGTTCAACTACGTGGAGGAGCTGGTGGAGATTCGC AAGCTGCGCCAGGACATCCTGCTCATGAAGCCGTACTTCATCACATGCAGGGAGGCCATGGAGGCTCGCCTGTTGCTGCAG CTCCAGGATCGGCAGCATTTTGTGGAGAACGACGAGATGTACTCTGTCCAGGACCTCCTGGACGTGCATGCCGGCCGTCTGGGCTGCTCGCTCACCGAGATCCACACGCTCTTCGCCAAGCACATCAAGCTGGACTGCGAG CGGTGCCAGGCCAAGGGCTTCGTGTGTGAGCTCTGCAGAGAGGGCGACGTGCTGTTCCCGTTCGACAGCCACACGTCTGTGTGCACTGACTGCTCTGCCGTCTTCCACAG GGACTGCTACTATGACAACTCCACCACGTGCCCCAAGTGTGCCCGGCTCAGCCTGAGGAAGCAGTCGCTCTTCCAGGAGCCAGGTCCCGACGTGGAGGCCTAG
- the CENPBD1 gene encoding LOW QUALITY PROTEIN: CENPB DNA-binding domain-containing protein 1 (The sequence of the model RefSeq protein was modified relative to this genomic sequence to represent the inferred CDS: inserted 1 base in 1 codon; substituted 1 base at 1 genomic stop codon), which produces MPGKRPTDATVIPSAKRERKVITLDLKLEVLRRFEAGEKLSQIAKALGLAVSTVATIXDSKEXKSSSQIATPLRASRLTRHRSAVMESMERLLSLWLEDQRQRNAPLNAAIVQKAKFDDLQREHGESSQAERLHVSKGSGWLVRFKERHCLPHFKLNSAAPSNKNMYTEMLKSIIEEGEYAPRVSLT; this is translated from the exons ATGCCTGGGAAAAGGCCCACAGATGCAACTGTCATCCCTAGTGCCAAAAGGGAACGGAAAGTGATTACCCTTGACCTCAAATTGGAAGTGTTACGACGATTTGAAGCGGGTGAGAAGCTCAGTCAGATCGCAAAGGCCTTAGGTCTTGCTGTCTCCACAGTGGCGACCATCTGagatagcaaag aaaaatcgaGTTCTCAAATAGCTACTCCTTTGAGAGCCTCACGGTTGACTCGCCATCGAAGTGCAGTGATGGAGAGTATGGAGCGGCTGCTGAGCTTGTGGCTGGAAGACCAGAGGCAGCGAAATGCGCCCTTGAACGCCGCCATCGTTCAGAAGGCTAAGTTTGATGACTTGCAGCGTGAACATGGCGAAAGCTCTCAAGCGGAGAGGCTTCATGTGAGTAAAGGGTCAGGGTGGCTTGTGAGATTCAAGGAGCGCCACTGTTTGCCCCACTTCAAGTTGAACAGCGCAGCTCCCAGCAACAAGAACATGTACACAGAAATGCTGAAAAGCATCATCGAAGAAGGTGAGTACGCCCCCCGGGTGTCTTTAACGTAG
- the DEF8 gene encoding differentially expressed in FDCP 8 homolog isoform X5: MDLGLSEDHFSRPVGLFLASDVQQLRQAIEECKQVILELPEQSEKQKDAVVRLIHLRLKLQELKDPNEDEPNIRVLLEHRFYKEKSKSVKQTCDKCNTIIWGLIQTWYTCTGCYYRCHSKCLNLISKPCVSSKVSHQAEYELNICPETGLDSQDYRCAECRAPISLRGVPSEARQCDYTGQYYCSHCHWNDLAVIPARVVHNWDFEPRKVSRCSMRYLALMVSRPVLRLREINPLLFNYVEELVEIRKLRQDILLMKPYFITCREAMEARLLLQLQDRQHFVENDEMYSVQDLLDVHAGRLGCSLTEIHTLFAKHIKLDCERCQAKGFVCELCREGDVLFPFDSHTSVCTDCSAVFHRDCYYDNSTTCPKCARLSLRKQSLFQEPGPDVEA, encoded by the exons ATGGATCTCGGCCTGTCTGAGGACCATTTCTCCCGCCCTGTG GGTCTGTTCCTGGCCTCTGACGTCCAGCAGCTGCGGCAGGCGATCGAGGAGTGCAAGCAGGTGATTCTGGAGCTGCCCGAGCAGTCTGAGAAGCAGAAGGATGCCGTGGTGCGTCTCATCCACCTCCGGCTGAAGCTCCAGGAGCTGAAG GACCCCAATGAGGATGAGCCAAACATCCGAGTGCTCCTTGAGCACCGCTTCTACAAGGAGAAGAGCAAGAGCGTCAAGCAGACCTGTGACAAGTGTAACACCATCATCTGGGGGCTCATCCAGACCTGGTACACCTGCACAG GGTGTTATTACCGCTGTCACAGCAAGTGTTTGAACCTCATCTCCAAACCCTGTGTGAGCTCCAAAGTCAGCCACCAAGCGGAATACGAGCTGAACATCTGTCCTGAGACAGGGCTGGACAGCCAGGATTACCGCTGTGCCGAGTGCCGGGCACCCATCTCTCTGC GGGGTGTGCCCAGTGAGGCCAGGCAGTGTGACTACACCGGCCAGTACTACTGCAGCCACTGCCACTGGAATGACCTGGCTGTCATCCCTGCACGCGTGGTGCACAACTGGGACTTTGAGCCTCGAAAG GTATCTCGCTGCAGCATGCGCTACCTGGCGCTGATGGTGTCTCGGCCCGTGCTCAGGCTCCGGGAGATCAACCCTCTGCTGTTCAACTACGTGGAGGAGCTGGTGGAGATTCGC AAGCTGCGCCAGGACATCCTGCTCATGAAGCCGTACTTCATCACATGCAGGGAGGCCATGGAGGCTCGCCTGTTGCTGCAG CTCCAGGATCGGCAGCATTTTGTGGAGAACGACGAGATGTACTCTGTCCAGGACCTCCTGGACGTGCATGCCGGCCGTCTGGGCTGCTCGCTCACCGAGATCCACACGCTCTTCGCCAAGCACATCAAGCTGGACTGCGAG CGGTGCCAGGCCAAGGGCTTCGTGTGTGAGCTCTGCAGAGAGGGCGACGTGCTGTTCCCGTTCGACAGCCACACGTCTGTGTGCACTGACTGCTCTGCCGTCTTCCACAG GGACTGCTACTATGACAACTCCACCACGTGCCCCAAGTGTGCCCGGCTCAGCCTGAGGAAGCAGTCGCTCTTCCAGGAGCCAGGTCCCGACGTGGAGGCCTAG
- the DEF8 gene encoding differentially expressed in FDCP 8 homolog isoform X4 — MEYDEKLARFRQAHLNPFNKQSGPRQHEQGPGEEAPDITPEEALPELPPGEPEFRCPERVMDLGLSEDHFSRPVLRQAIEECKQVILELPEQSEKQKDAVVRLIHLRLKLQELKDPNEDEPNIRVLLEHRFYKEKSKSVKQTCDKCNTIIWGLIQTWYTCTGCYYRCHSKCLNLISKPCVSSKVSHQAEYELNICPETGLDSQDYRCAECRAPISLRGVPSEARQCDYTGQYYCSHCHWNDLAVIPARVVHNWDFEPRKVSRCSMRYLALMVSRPVLRLREINPLLFNYVEELVEIRKLRQDILLMKPYFITCREAMEARLLLQLQDRQHFVENDEMYSVQDLLDVHAGRLGCSLTEIHTLFAKHIKLDCERCQAKGFVCELCREGDVLFPFDSHTSVCTDCSAVFHRDCYYDNSTTCPKCARLSLRKQSLFQEPGPDVEA; from the exons ATGGAATATGATGAGAAGCTGGCCCGGTTCCGGCAGGCGCACCTCAACCCCTTCAACAAGCAGTCTGGGCCAAGACAGCATGAGCAGGGCCCTGGGGAGGAGGCCCCGGACATCACTCCTGAAG AGGCCCTGCCTGAGCTGCCCCCCGGGGAGCCAGAGTTCCGCTGCCCCGAACGCGTGATGGATCTCGGCCTGTCTGAGGACCATTTCTCCCGCCCTGTG CTGCGGCAGGCGATCGAGGAGTGCAAGCAGGTGATTCTGGAGCTGCCCGAGCAGTCTGAGAAGCAGAAGGATGCCGTGGTGCGTCTCATCCACCTCCGGCTGAAGCTCCAGGAGCTGAAG GACCCCAATGAGGATGAGCCAAACATCCGAGTGCTCCTTGAGCACCGCTTCTACAAGGAGAAGAGCAAGAGCGTCAAGCAGACCTGTGACAAGTGTAACACCATCATCTGGGGGCTCATCCAGACCTGGTACACCTGCACAG GGTGTTATTACCGCTGTCACAGCAAGTGTTTGAACCTCATCTCCAAACCCTGTGTGAGCTCCAAAGTCAGCCACCAAGCGGAATACGAGCTGAACATCTGTCCTGAGACAGGGCTGGACAGCCAGGATTACCGCTGTGCCGAGTGCCGGGCACCCATCTCTCTGC GGGGTGTGCCCAGTGAGGCCAGGCAGTGTGACTACACCGGCCAGTACTACTGCAGCCACTGCCACTGGAATGACCTGGCTGTCATCCCTGCACGCGTGGTGCACAACTGGGACTTTGAGCCTCGAAAG GTATCTCGCTGCAGCATGCGCTACCTGGCGCTGATGGTGTCTCGGCCCGTGCTCAGGCTCCGGGAGATCAACCCTCTGCTGTTCAACTACGTGGAGGAGCTGGTGGAGATTCGC AAGCTGCGCCAGGACATCCTGCTCATGAAGCCGTACTTCATCACATGCAGGGAGGCCATGGAGGCTCGCCTGTTGCTGCAG CTCCAGGATCGGCAGCATTTTGTGGAGAACGACGAGATGTACTCTGTCCAGGACCTCCTGGACGTGCATGCCGGCCGTCTGGGCTGCTCGCTCACCGAGATCCACACGCTCTTCGCCAAGCACATCAAGCTGGACTGCGAG CGGTGCCAGGCCAAGGGCTTCGTGTGTGAGCTCTGCAGAGAGGGCGACGTGCTGTTCCCGTTCGACAGCCACACGTCTGTGTGCACTGACTGCTCTGCCGTCTTCCACAG GGACTGCTACTATGACAACTCCACCACGTGCCCCAAGTGTGCCCGGCTCAGCCTGAGGAAGCAGTCGCTCTTCCAGGAGCCAGGTCCCGACGTGGAGGCCTAG
- the DEF8 gene encoding differentially expressed in FDCP 8 homolog isoform X3, which yields MEYDEKLARFRQAHLNPFNKQSGPRQHEQGPGEEAPDITPEEALPELPPGEPEFRCPERVMDLGLSEDHFSRPVGLFLASDVQQLRQAIEECKQVILELPEQSEKQKDAVVRLIHLRLKLQELKDPNEDEPNIRVLLEHRFYKEKSKSVKQTCDKCNTIIWGLIQTWYTCTGCYYRCHSKCLNLISKPCVSSKVSHQAEYELNICPETGLDSQDYRCAECRAPISLRGVPSEARQCDYTGQYYCSHCHWNDLAVIPARVVHNWDFEPRKVSRCSMRYLALMVSRPVLRLREINPLLFNYVEELVEIRKLRQDILLMKPYFITCREAMEARLLLQLQDRQHFVENDEMYSVQDLLDVHAGRLGCSLTEIHTLFAKHIKLDCERCQAKGFVCELCREGDVLFPFDSHTSVCTDCSAVFHRDCYYDNSTTCPKCARLSLRKQSLFQEPGPDVEA from the exons ATGGAATATGATGAGAAGCTGGCCCGGTTCCGGCAGGCGCACCTCAACCCCTTCAACAAGCAGTCTGGGCCAAGACAGCATGAGCAGGGCCCTGGGGAGGAGGCCCCGGACATCACTCCTGAAG AGGCCCTGCCTGAGCTGCCCCCCGGGGAGCCAGAGTTCCGCTGCCCCGAACGCGTGATGGATCTCGGCCTGTCTGAGGACCATTTCTCCCGCCCTGTG GGTCTGTTCCTGGCCTCTGACGTCCAGCAGCTGCGGCAGGCGATCGAGGAGTGCAAGCAGGTGATTCTGGAGCTGCCCGAGCAGTCTGAGAAGCAGAAGGATGCCGTGGTGCGTCTCATCCACCTCCGGCTGAAGCTCCAGGAGCTGAAG GACCCCAATGAGGATGAGCCAAACATCCGAGTGCTCCTTGAGCACCGCTTCTACAAGGAGAAGAGCAAGAGCGTCAAGCAGACCTGTGACAAGTGTAACACCATCATCTGGGGGCTCATCCAGACCTGGTACACCTGCACAG GGTGTTATTACCGCTGTCACAGCAAGTGTTTGAACCTCATCTCCAAACCCTGTGTGAGCTCCAAAGTCAGCCACCAAGCGGAATACGAGCTGAACATCTGTCCTGAGACAGGGCTGGACAGCCAGGATTACCGCTGTGCCGAGTGCCGGGCACCCATCTCTCTGC GGGGTGTGCCCAGTGAGGCCAGGCAGTGTGACTACACCGGCCAGTACTACTGCAGCCACTGCCACTGGAATGACCTGGCTGTCATCCCTGCACGCGTGGTGCACAACTGGGACTTTGAGCCTCGAAAG GTATCTCGCTGCAGCATGCGCTACCTGGCGCTGATGGTGTCTCGGCCCGTGCTCAGGCTCCGGGAGATCAACCCTCTGCTGTTCAACTACGTGGAGGAGCTGGTGGAGATTCGC AAGCTGCGCCAGGACATCCTGCTCATGAAGCCGTACTTCATCACATGCAGGGAGGCCATGGAGGCTCGCCTGTTGCTGCAG CTCCAGGATCGGCAGCATTTTGTGGAGAACGACGAGATGTACTCTGTCCAGGACCTCCTGGACGTGCATGCCGGCCGTCTGGGCTGCTCGCTCACCGAGATCCACACGCTCTTCGCCAAGCACATCAAGCTGGACTGCGAG CGGTGCCAGGCCAAGGGCTTCGTGTGTGAGCTCTGCAGAGAGGGCGACGTGCTGTTCCCGTTCGACAGCCACACGTCTGTGTGCACTGACTGCTCTGCCGTCTTCCACAG GGACTGCTACTATGACAACTCCACCACGTGCCCCAAGTGTGCCCGGCTCAGCCTGAGGAAGCAGTCGCTCTTCCAGGAGCCAGGTCCCGACGTGGAGGCCTAG